One Microcebus murinus isolate Inina chromosome 10, M.murinus_Inina_mat1.0, whole genome shotgun sequence DNA segment encodes these proteins:
- the ZC3H10 gene encoding zinc finger CCCH domain-containing protein 10, producing MPDRDNYANGTGNSSGGPGGGGSEEASGAAAGSGGASSDAICRDFLRNVCKRGKRCRYRHPDMSEVSNLGVSKNEFIFCHDFQNKECSRPNCRFIHGSKEDEDGYKKTGELPPRLRQKVAAGLGLSPADLPNGKEEVPICRDFLKGDCQRGAKCKFRHLQRDFEFDARGGGGTGGGGSTGSVPPGRRHDLYDIYDLPDRGFEDHEPGPKRRRGGCCAPDGPHFESYEYSLAPPRGVECRLLEEENAMLRKRVEELKKQVSNLLATNEVLLEQNAQFRNQAKVMTLSSTAPATEQTLAPTVGTVATFNHGIAQTHTTLSSQALQPRPVSQQELVAPAGAPAAPPTNAAPPTAPPPHLNPEIAPLSAALAQTIAQGMAPPPVSMAPVAVSVAPVAPVAVSMAQPLAGITMSHTTTPMVTYPIASQSMRITAMPH from the coding sequence ATGCCTGACCGGGACAACTATGCCAACGGCACTGGGAACAGCAGTGGAGGCCCTGGAGGTGGTGGCAGTGAGGAAGCCAGTGGGGCAGCAGCAGGCAGTGGCGGGGCCAGCTCAGATGCCATCTGTAGAGACTTCTTGAGGAATGTGTGCAAGCGAGGCAAGCGTTGTCGATATCGCCACCCAGACATGAGTGAGGTCTCTAACTTGGGGGTGAGCAAAAATGAATTCATCTTCTGCCATGACTTCCAGAACAAGGAGTGTAGCCGCCCAAACTGCCGTTTCATCCACGGCTCCAAGGAAGATGAGGATGGCTATAAGAAGACAGGGGAGCTTCCCCCTCGGCTGAGGCAGAAAGTGGCAGCTGGCCTGGGCCTTTCACCAGCTGACCTACCAAATGGCAAGGAGGAGGTGCCTATCTGCCGTGACTTCCTCAAGGGTGACTGTCAGAGAGGAGCCAAGTGCAAGTTCCGTCACCTGCAACGGGATTTTGAGTTTGATGCTCGAGGTGGAGGAGGCACTGGTGGTGGGGGCTCAACAGGCTCAGTCCCCCCAGGACGACGTCACGATCTCTATGATATCTATGACCTTCCTGACAGGGGCTTTGAGGACCATGAGCCAGGCCCCAAGCGCCGGCGAGGTGGATGCTGTGCCCCTGATGGTCCCCATTTTGAATCATACGAATATAGCTTGGCTCCACCCCGAGGGGTAGAGTGCAGACTGCTAGAGGAGGAGAATGCCATGCTCAGGAAGCGAGTAGAGGAGCTAAAGAAACAGGTCAGCAACCTGCTGGCCACCAATGAGGTACTACTGGAACAAAATGCTCAATTCCGCAATCAGGCCAAGGTCATGACCCTGAGCTCCACTGCACCAGCGACTGAGCAGACTCTGGCCCCCACTGTGGGCACTGTTGCCACTTTTAACCATGGCATTGCCCAGACTCATACTACTCTTAGCAGCCAGGCTCTACAGCCTCGTCCTGTGTCCCAGCAAGAATTGGTGGCCCCTGCTGGAGCTCCAGCTGCTCCCCCAACTAATGCTGCACCTCCTACTGCTCCACCCCCACACTTGAACCCAGAGATTGCACCACTGTCAGCTGCTCTGGCTCAAACAATTGCCCAGGGAATGGCACCCCCACCTGTTTCCATGGCTCCTGTGGCTGTATCTGTGGCTCCTGTGGCCCCGGTGGCTGTATCGATGGCCCAACCCTTGGCAGGAATCACAATGAGCCACACTACCACTCCCATGGTGACTTACCCTATCGCTTCCCAGAGCATGCGCATCACAGCCATGCCACACTGA
- the PA2G4 gene encoding proliferation-associated protein 2G4 codes for MSGEDEQQEQTIAEDLVVTKYKMGGDIANRVLRTLVEASSSGVSVLSLCEKGDAMIMEETGKIFKKEKEMKKGIAFPTSISVNNCVCHFSPLKSDQDYILKEGDLVKIDLGVHVDGFIANVAHTFVVGVAQGTQVTGRKADVIKAAHLCAEAALRLVKPGNQNTQVTEAWNKVAHSFNCTPIEGMLSHQLKQHVIDGEKTIIQNPTDQQKKDHEIAEFEVHEVYAVDVLVSSGEGKAKDAGQRTTIYKRDPSKQYGLKMKTSRAFFSEVERRFDAMPFTLRAFEDEKKARMGVVECAKHELLQPFNVLYEKEGEFVAQFKFTVLLMPNGPMRITSGPFEPELYKSEMEVQDAELKALLQSSASRKTQKKKKKKASKTAENATSGETLEENEAGD; via the exons aTGTCGGGCGAGGACGAGCAGCAGGAGCAAACTATCGCCGAAGACCTGGTGGTGACCAAGTATAAGATGGGGGGCGACATCGCCAACC GGGTACTTCGGACTTTGGTGGAAGCATCCAGTTCAGGTGTGTCGGTACTGAGCCTGTGTGAGAAAGGTGATGCCATGATTATGGAAGAGACAGGGAAAAtcttcaagaaagaaaaggaaatgaagaaag GTATTGCTTTTCCCACCAGCATTTCAGTAAATAACTGTGTATGTCACTTCTCCCCTTTGAAGAGCGACCAGGACTATATTCTCAAGGAAGGTGACTTGGTAAAAAT TGACCTTGGGGTCCACGTGGATGGCTTCATCGCTAATGTGGCTCACACTTTTGTGGTTGGTGTAGCTCAG GGGACCCAAGTAACAGGGCGGAAAGCAGATGTCATTAAGGCAGCTCACCTTTGTGCTGAAGCTGCCCTACGCCTGGTCAAACCTGGAAACCAG AACACACAAGTGACAGAAGCTTGGAACAAAGTTGCTCACTCATTTAATTGCACGCCAATAGAAG GTATGCTGTCACATCAGTTGAAGCAGCATGTCATCGATGGAGAGAAAACCATTATCCAGAATCCCACAGACCAGCAGAA GAAGGACCATGAAATAGCTGAATTTGAGGTACATGAAGTATATGCTGTAGATGTTCTCGTCAGCTCAGGAGAAGGCAAG GCCAAGGATGCAGGACAGAGAACCACCATTTATAAACGAGACCCCTCTAAACAGTATGGCCTGAAAATGAAAACTTCACGTGCCTTCTTCAGTGAGGTGGAAAGGCGTTTTGATGCCATGCCATTTACTTTAAG AGCATTTGAAGATGAGAAGAAGGCTCGGATGGGTGTGGTGGAGTGTGCCAAACATGAACTGCTGCAACCATTTAATGTTCTCTATGAGAAGGAGG gTGAATTTGTTGCCCAGTTTAAATTTACAGTTCTGCTCATGCCCAATGGCCCTATGAGGATAACCAGTGGTCCCTTTGAGCCTGAGCTCTACAAGTCTGAGATGGAGGTCCAGGATGCAGAGTTGAAG gCCCTCCTCCAGAGTTCTGCAAGTCgaaaaacccagaaaaagaaaaaaaagaag GCCTCCAAGACTGCAGAGAATGCCACCAGTGGGGAaacattagaagaaaatgaagctggGGACTGA